GGTGATGCGCGGCGACGTGCTCGAACGGGTCTACGAATGGCCGTTGGTGATCTCTCGCGATCCGGCCGTTGGCGCCCCCGTCTTGGTGCCACTCCGCGGCCGCGGCACTCGCTGACCCGCATCCCGTTTCTCGTCGCTCACGACTCACGACTCACGACTCACGACTCACGACTCACGACTCACGACTCACGACTCACGACTTTCCACTTACGACTTCCCGTATCCTCCCAGCCGCCAGATCACCAGAATGCCCCGCATCCCAGTCCTTGCCCTGTCCGCAGCCGCCCTCGCGCTCCCACTCCGCGCCCAGGAGCCCGACCGCCGCGACCTCCCCGCAACGGTCATCACCGCCACGCGCCTCGCCACCCCGCTCAACGCCCTCACCTCGACCGTCACGCTGCTCGACGCCCGTGACCTCCAGAGCGAAGGCCTGACACACGTGGCCGACGCCCTGCGCCGCGTCCCGGGCCTGGTGATGGCGCGGCAGTCGAGCTTCGGTGGCCCCGCCGCACTCTTCATGCGGGGCGGCGAATCCGACTACGTGCGCGTGCTGGTTGACGGCATTCCCGTCAACTTGCCTGGCGGCTCGCTCGACATTGGCCGCCTCACGCTCGACGATGTGGAGCGAATCGAGGTGCTGCGCGGCCCGGCCAGCGTGCTTTACGGGTCGGAGGCTGTATCCGGCGTGATCCAGATCTTCACGCGGCGCGGGAATGGCGCGGCACGCGTCACGGCCGAGCTCGGCGCCGGCAGCTACGACGCGCAGCGCGCGTCATTGGGCGCTGGCGGCGGCAGCGCCCGGATGGGTTGGAGCCTGCAGGCGGACCGGCACGCCTCGGACGGCGTGCTGCCCTTCAACAACGCCTATCGCAACGATGGCATCAGCGGCTCGCTGTCGCTTGCGCCGGACGCACGCACCGACTTGCGGTTGACGACGCGCTACAACACCTCGATGTACCAGTATCCCACGAATTCGTCCGGTGGCGTAGACGATCGCAACGCCGAGCGCACGGAGCATCGCGTGCTGGCGGGTGTCGAGCTGGGCCGGCGCTGGACGGACCGCCTCGACTCGCGAGTCCAGTTCACCGCGACCGACCTGCTCCCGCGCGATAACGATGGTCCGGACAACGCGGCCGACACGCTGGGTTTCTACGGATACTTCGCGCGCGCCACGGTGAAGCGACGCTTGGCCGATGCTCGCAGCACGCTGCGTCTGGGTGCAGCGCAGTTCGTCACGCTGGGCGCGGAATGGTCACGCGACACGGAGAAGAGCGCCTCGGTGTCGCTGAGCGAGTTCGGGCCGTTCCCGGACGCCTTCGAGGCGGCGCGTGAGAACACGGCGCTCTACGCGCAGCTGCAAGGAGCGCGCGAGCGTCTCACGTATACGCTTGGCGGACGCCTCGACGAGAACACCGCCTTCGGCTCGTTCCGCACCGCGCGGATTGGCGCAGGACTCCGTCTAACCGAGCGCCTCCGGCTGCGCGCATCCTATGGTTCTGCCTTCAAGGCGCCGAGCTTCTTCGAGAACTTCGCCACGGGCTTCACCGTGGGGAACACGAACCTCGTGCCTGAACAGTCGCGCTCCGGCGATCTCGGCCTCGAGTTCGGCTTCCGGAACGGCGTCGGCCTTCGGATCACGGCATTCCAGCAGCGATTCCGCGACCTGATCCAGTACACGGGTGCGCCGCCGGCACCGGGCGACCCGAACTACTACAACATCGCGCGGGCGAACGCGGGTGGCGTCGAGTTCGAGGCCGACCTGCCATCGGTCGCCGGGTTCGCGACCTCGTTCTCGCACACGTGGACGGAGACGCGGGTAGTCGACGCGGGCTTCGATACCGGAGGCGGTGCGAACTTCGTCGAGGGTGGATCGCTCATTCGGCGGCCGACGCACACCACCAGCATCGCGGCACGCCGCGCCCTGGGCGACCGGACCAACCTGTCGGTGACGGCCGTGCGTATCGGAGAGCGCGAGGATCGTGACTTCTCGTCCTTCCCGGCCGCGCCCGTGACCCTCGATGCGGTTGTGTTGCTCGATGTAGCCACCGAGATCCGTCTCTCGCTGCCGGGTGTCGCCTCGTCACGCCTGCTGCTGCGCGCCGAGAACCTCTTGGATCGCCGCTACGAGCAAGTGGCCGGTTTCGCATCGCCGGGCCGCGTGTTCTTCGCGGGCCTTAGATTGGAGCGGTGATTGAAACGCGCGCGATCGTCCTTCACGCCTTTGACTACCGCGAGACGAGCCGCATCGTGCGGCTCGCCACCCGGGACGCTGGCGTCATAGCGGCGATCGCGCGAGGGGCCCGCCGGCCGCGCAGTCGCTTCGGCCAAGGCCTCGATCTCTTCACCAGCGGCAGTGCACAGGTCGCCCTGCATGGCACGGGCGACTTGCACACGTTGGCGTCATTCGAGGCCACGGATTCCCGCGTGGGGCTGGCCAGTTCCCTTCGGCACTTCGGGGCGGCCGCGGCGCTGGGCGAGCTGTGTCTG
This is a stretch of genomic DNA from Gemmatimonadaceae bacterium. It encodes these proteins:
- a CDS encoding TonB-dependent receptor — encoded protein: MPRIPVLALSAAALALPLRAQEPDRRDLPATVITATRLATPLNALTSTVTLLDARDLQSEGLTHVADALRRVPGLVMARQSSFGGPAALFMRGGESDYVRVLVDGIPVNLPGGSLDIGRLTLDDVERIEVLRGPASVLYGSEAVSGVIQIFTRRGNGAARVTAELGAGSYDAQRASLGAGGGSARMGWSLQADRHASDGVLPFNNAYRNDGISGSLSLAPDARTDLRLTTRYNTSMYQYPTNSSGGVDDRNAERTEHRVLAGVELGRRWTDRLDSRVQFTATDLLPRDNDGPDNAADTLGFYGYFARATVKRRLADARSTLRLGAAQFVTLGAEWSRDTEKSASVSLSEFGPFPDAFEAARENTALYAQLQGARERLTYTLGGRLDENTAFGSFRTARIGAGLRLTERLRLRASYGSAFKAPSFFENFATGFTVGNTNLVPEQSRSGDLGLEFGFRNGVGLRITAFQQRFRDLIQYTGAPPAPGDPNYYNIARANAGGVEFEADLPSVAGFATSFSHTWTETRVVDAGFDTGGGANFVEGGSLIRRPTHTTSIAARRALGDRTNLSVTAVRIGEREDRDFSSFPAAPVTLDAVVLLDVATEIRLSLPGVASSRLLLRAENLLDRRYEQVAGFASPGRVFFAGLRLER